The nucleotide sequence ttttttattattgttataaaatGTAACTTGATACTATTGAAATCAGGGCTATTATTCACGCGTACGCTgactaatttttctttttaaaacacaattttaattttaccaaGCTTTTGTGTATTAAATTCCACTCGGTATTTAAAATGAACTGTGCAAGTAGTTAAATAATACTAACTTGatgcataaaaaaattttggagaACATAAGAAAAAGCATTGTTTAGATTAAGTATACACACAAACAGCTacgatattattatttctaaaGTTAACAAATAATACAAAGGCTGATCCTTTTTAGCACACATTTTCCAATATTTCTTACAATtgctttttaataatatgtaaatttataaataaagttcTTCATCCACAAACAATCTAAAAACGTGATATCGTATTATTGCTTATTGTTGTCAAAGAGATCATAATAAACTCAACGttatttcaaacaaaaaatatatgatgaaattgcgaaagaaaaaaaaaagattttttactATTGGTCGTATTATCAAGTCAAGGAAGATTATGGATAAGTGTGAAATAACAACGAGctcataaaaaatgtacattacGTTTATTAATAATTGTGTCTCGGTCCATGCGACGTTCCCCGTAAATATCAAGTGGATTACAAATTGTGTCCTATGCGTACGTATGCGTACGTATACggctctttttattttatttttcttcttttttaagtATATTGTAACGCAGTCGGTGTTTCGGTGTGTAAATGTGTGAAAGGGTATAACGATTGCCGAGCAATCGATTtgttaataagaaaaaagCGCTACTAACAACTGTTAGGACAGTCTTCTTTACTCAATTACTCCTCGTGTTCAATTTCCTTCCAATAAAAAAGGGTATACTCTCGAGAAGTCTTAAGTGTTAGAcaaaattgtatattttcgCAAAGTGAAAGTTTGCAAGACAGCAGCATTTTTCTCTCGTATagttctttttataatttagtTTGTGTGTTGATCATTCCGCCGCGAGGACTGCCTGTGTaggaaaatataaaatattgtcaaCCGCCTCTAAAAATACAAATCGCTGACAATATATTGTACATTCCGACTATTGTTCATCGACGTCTTATCTGAAAATTAtcttttcataaattttcacattctttttttctttattcaacAAATAACGTTGACAAGgagaataataatacaatatgcgcgctttgaataaaataacatATTAGTCTGACGGCATTTTAAACGCTATGCGATAATGTGACAATTAATTAATAGTACATAATTCATTCGCAATATTATAATTAGCGTACGCTCGAAATACAATCTATGATCGTACCTTATactttaaaacaataaatctcTACGACTCGAATAAtcttaataatatatacacgGCACTtggctctttctttttttctttctctcgtttgccctttttctctctttctttttatcCTCGCATCTACCTTCCGTCATCAAGTCGTAAAAACATTGCGAAATAACTAATAAAACGTCCCTTGGACTGTGACACGCGCCAGACCTGGACCTAAATTTATAACGTAATCGGTATGACAAGTATTCCACATTATCACTACTACTAGTATCAAcatttatacattatacaaccaAATACCACGACGCACCCGGTAACGGCAAATTGCCGGGCGCGCTTCGATGATTCATTCCTGAGTCACCCTACGTTAAATCGATTACACATTGCAGCAGAATCtttgattttgttttctttagaAATGCATTTTCGTGAATCGTAAATTCAATGAAAAGTGCACTTTGCTGATGGAATGattgattataaatatttttccaagtaaatatttaattttgttaaagtAAAATTCTGATTCACGAAGAGATTTCATAGTGGTTACTGACATACAGTCAACAATAATACTATAAAAACATCAATAGCGGCACAATCAGTTTTATTGAATTGTTTCGCTAGGTAGcggataatctaaattttttaaagattcaaGTGTTAGATAGCATTGGTTTTACTATCTTGTCGATGGTTGTagataaacaaacaaaatctAAGAAAACACTGCAAgctatattaaatttaacataAAATACTCTCCATACGTACTCGGCCCTGGCGGAGGTAGGATTGTGCAAAAAATTCGATCTTCGAATTCGCCGAGCGCCCTACAAATGCATTCTGTTATAGAAATATACTGACTCCGATGTATAAAACGCCGATCGTTACAAAATTTACCGGTGTCCGAGTAAATTCgctttttcttctactttGGAGTAAAATCTCTATTGATACGAGCTATTATTGAGATCAAGGCGATCTTTAAATTGGGAGCAACTGacgttcaatttttttacttccTCTTTTTTGAGTAACTAACACACTCCAAATCTCGTAAAACCGCACGATTTCTTAACTGCTTCATCGAGACTCGTTTTAATGACTTGAtgtgtacaaaattttacTGCGTGCTTTTATATAAATAGTATGTATTGAATAATGTTATCGTGAATTAAGCACTTTTGAAAGATAGATTCACTTTCgttatatcatttttttttcttaaaaatttgtttattttttctcatattCTTGAAAATCGCTCTTTTGTAACCATAAGCCAGTTGTTAAAATAGCTCTCGAAACTTCCGTACAAGTCGAGAAGCAAGAGTTCTTTCGCACAATCTGAAGATAATTTTAACTGGTTTTGCTTTTTCGGGACGTCTTCAACAGTAATTGCACAAACCTACAGGGAAAAATTGCCGGCGctctaaaaataaagaataaagagATAGCTGCACAGAAGCGCAGAAGAGGCGATGCATGATGACGCCGAGTATAAAGAGAAATTACGCGATGGCACGATTCCGCATTACAGAATGAAAAAGAAGGTCCTAGTTCATCTTAgttgtaattttattatgtacaaaGTGTCTAGTCGCGGTTAATTAGTTTtcctttatattttttgagaaCTGATCTAGGGAATTAAATATGTAAATACAAGGATTGCACTACaaagaaatgaaaagagaataaaatgtCGCGAGAATTCACTCGTCACTGTGAAGCCAGTTTCGCTTGTTCccctttttatttcctttacagaataaaataagcttattaaattataaaagtatCAACAAATGTACATCCCATTGAAAAACAGTCATGTGTGTTTGTATTAAGAGAGAAATGATCTCATCGACACCATTGCGCGATCACTTgagcaaaattttaaataaattgtgtATGTTAGTATCATATTGGTTAATAATCAGTACATAAAACGATAGTTCACAAAAACATTATGATGACAAGATATAAAATTGTCACTGTTTTTCCTCGTAATTGAGGTTGATTAATAATGTGCGAGTCGATGTACGTGATGTGTGATTCTACAGTCTAAGTTTCTCGAAATGAAAAGCTTATACTTCGAGCACCGTTGAAGTCAATGAATAAAATGTTGTCATTTCACTCTGTTCAAATAACACAATCACTATTTAATTTTCTCGCGCGAACTTGAATCATAAGTCAATCCTTTAGTTTAATCAAACGACTTGCAGTATAAGCTCTTAGTTCTCTATCACTAACTGTCATAATTTCTGcactattataaaaaatgcaaaaactctatataaacatttttaaaagtgaaaaatttcTTATCACCATTCAAGATTACTGTATATCTGAAACTTCATTGTCATCATCTCAACACAATATCTGTAAAACGTATGTAACTTTAAAAAAGCTGCAGCGTGCTCGTGTCAAAAACAAACAAGTGTAAATTCCTGTATGCGTTAACAGAGTCACGGAAAATAAGAAAGACAAGCATATACGTGGTTGTTCATTACGTATGATCATTACGTAaatcatcaaaaataaataagacaaGTGACAACGACTTACTGTCGGAGTATACGAACTGAACTGGtacaaaaaaagtaaacatacaataaaaatgaaagCTTGTGCGAGACTTCTTAACCCATGTTTTCCTTCTACTTGCGGAGAGAACGCGAAAAAGCTCGTTATCGTTTACATATTGTACGCCACGTAGATAGGGTCGAGTTGGTCTGCGAGGAAACCATCGCGAAGATGCATGCGCTGCTTCTCGCCACGCGAGTTAATGGGCACGACACCGGGGTCAACCACCACGACAACGCCGACAACGAGATGGTGTTCTTCGAGTACGGCACTGGTCACAAGAGCGACAAGGTCAAGCGCCTCACTTTCGCTACCGTCAAGTTCCACAACCACGACCAACAGATTTGTCCACGTAAATACAGCGctgtgaagaagaaaaagtagtAATTATTAAACTGATATTTCAACACAAAATAAGCACCAATGAATAAGTTTAACATACCATTCCGCGATCTTCTTATGACACCTCATAACACTGTTCTCGATATCAATTGGATGATACCTCATTCCTCTTAACAAAATCGCTTCGTCCAGAGCTCCCACAACAAACACAGCATCGTGTAGCTCAGAATCACCTCGTGCCACATCTACTTCCGAGGCCGAAACATTTGAAACATTATCACCGGGTATGTCAGTACCACCGACACTCTGCTGTACGCTCTCAGTGCGTCTAAGGAATCCAAGGTATCCTGTGCGCGCGTAAACCTCGTTCGTATTGCCGGTGACAAGGCGAGCGTTGAAGTGATCCGCGTAGTCACTCTCATCACCGTAGATGGTGAAGTAACCGCTGGCATTGTGCGACGACTGTACCCAGATCTCGCCGAGATGTGAATCACCGCACTGGCCTTTGGTTTCGGGGTTGGCAATTATAACCTTGACGCCTGGTAGCAGTTTGCCAGACTCCATGAGGCAGAGTGAGTGAGGCGAGCCACGTTCCACGAGGGAGACGCGGTCGTTGCGCAAAGCTCGTAGATCCACGTAGACCGTTGAGGGTTCGGGACTTGATGCTCCCTGAAGATAAATAATTACGTCAGTATTTCAATAACTGGAATAAAatcttaattaattattcataCTGATGATGTTACGAACCTGTAGACAAATGGCCGTATTAACTCTGCAACCAAAAGAGGTTGACACTGCTCTAGGGCTTAAGCCGAGAGCGGAGAAAAGTTTGCTAAAGCTACTGGTCAGTGCTATCCTCGGTCTCTCTTCAGCCACGACGACGCAAGTTCTCACGCAGGCGAGACTGACTCCTCGGGCTTTTAAGGCATGAACCGACGATCCGAGGCCTTTTGTACAAAGTTCCATAACGCCGTAGGAGCAGAAAGTATCGCGTACTCTCGAGTGGCTTACTGCCGACAGCCATAATGCTGGATTGGCTTCGACCTGCAAATTAGACGTACGTTATATTTTATGCAAGGTCAATTTTATTCATAGCCATAAGAAACTATCCATTATACTACTTACTTCGGAAGGAGGTATAAGAATCGAATGATGTCCACTGTATATACTGCTCAGACACCACAAAGCAAATCCAAGTCCGGAGTACGGATCCAAGCAGAGCGCGATGTGTCGCGACGGATAGAGTTCGCATGCTAGTTTCATAGCCCGGCAGAGAGAAGTAACAGCCGCGTGGGACATCTTAATGCCGGCGAGCATGCCGGTTGTCGACACGCTAAAATCTAAGTAGGCAAGCATCTCAGCTGTAGGCGCACGGTACAAAACAGGAAGTTTCTTCTTTGGCATGTCGTCCATGTCGAGGATCGTTGGCCAGCTCTTGACTTCGACGACATTGTTGGCCTCctaaacacaaaaaaaaagtaaaacaacGTTAACATTGGGTGACCCAAAGAGTACCATTGATAGTCACAAAATTCACATTACCTTTGACTTAAGTAGTTTCAAGATGGTCTGATTGGTCAGTATGAGCACGGATTTGCTAACATCGACGATCATGCGAACAGTGGGCAGTGTAGTTTGCAAGTTCTGAGGATGAGGCGGTCGGATAGTAACCGGAACAGCGCCGACGTAGAGGCAACCGTAGAACGCACAGATGAGATCGGTCCCAGGCGGGAAGAGCAGCGCAACGTGATCACCGGTGTTGATCCTTCCGCGATCGAGCAGAAGGTTTCCGATGCGCTCGGCCTTCTTGTGGAGCTGTGAGCAGGACAGAGAGGCGGCAACCGCACCCTTAGAATTCAGCGAGGTGAATATCACGTGGTCAGAAGTGCCGACCGCACGCCATCGCAGAATCTCCGAGATGAATTGATACTGGAAAATGAATGAATTTGAAATTGTACTACACCGCTAATGTTAAATGTTCCGAATATAAATCTATAGCTACTAAACTGACCTTTTTGGCATTATCACTGTCCTCGTCGAGGACGCCCATGTCTCTGCCCTGCGCCGAGGCGAGCCTGTTACCCTGGACGATATTACCCACCATGACGCTGGCCGGACCCACATCTGAAACAGAATCCCCCGCTACACGCCCCCGCGACCTTGACGTTAGTAAACCAACGCAAACGCTCAAAACCCATTTTAGAAGAGCAGCTGCACAAGACTCTCCCCTGACTGAGGCCGGAGAAACCGTAGACTCTTAGAACCACCAGCCAACGACAACTACGATTTTGATGCTGTTCTGGCTTTGCTTTTGCTTGAGCAATCAAATCCAATTGTGTCTCTTTAGGATGACCAGCCATATTTGCATTTCTCGCAGGTTAGTATTTGCGTATATTATGTCGTAATGTCGAATATTGAGGTTTAAAACGTAGATCGTCGAGTAGTCGACTACAACTTTTGTCTTGGCCtactttttctaatttttctaacaaatttaaagaacGAATAGCCATTTGGCAATTCGAGAGATGTAAACTTGAGGAATACGCGTCAAACGATCTTGATCGTTTTACGACGTTTTAACTCATGTTTAAACCTTCAAAACCAAAAGTCAACttcttttcaaaaaatttcgagaaaaattaaaaagtatgcTAAAACTCTCCGTGGCCGAATACTTACTGATCTATGCTTGACAAAGACTCGGGGGTTTTTTACGAACTCAGCCAAAAGAAAGATAGGCAACCGAAAGAGTTTGCAAGAACGGAAAATGAATAACGTTAAGAATCGTCTAAATTTTGAAGGTGTGTAAAGGTAAGTATTAACGAGCAAAGGAAAGATTGAAGAAACAAAgaataagtaataaaaatgtagtaAAAAAACTGTAATAGTTGTCAATGCATAAATCCTGCGTCATCGCCCACGATTGCCTTTTCTAGTGCCATCGTTTGGATCACCAGGGCCAAATTTTGTTTGAATCTATATGCAAACTGATCACTATTTTGCTTTCGATCAGTTCTACTCAGTTTAGGAAGTCTGCTCTCTAATTTCCATTCACGCAATGACACTCGAAAAATTAAGCATGGCATTAGGCTCACAGAATGTTagtatttgtaaaaatttaaaactcaTAATTTTTTGGATAACGAATATAAGTAATCCATGATGCGATTAGTATCTACTAATCAGACTTGCATCGAAAGGCAAGCAAAAAAGtgtataaaatgatttttttcttttgaaaaaatcgtttaaaatggTCTCATAATAACTGTTCATTAGGTCAGATAGTTAATCTAAGATCATTCcttgaaaaatgtatgcatGTACTAACTTGCCAtttggtgaaaaaaaaaaatatatatatatataacaccTAATAGATTCAGGTTCGTGAAACATATAGATTTCAAAGTGCCATGGTAAGTACATGAAGAAAGCGAAAATCGAATCTTATCTTAAGTACTTCTAATGCCAATTTTCACTTGCtgcaaataaaaagtattctATACAAACAAATCCATTTGTAATCTGTATCTCTAAAAGCTAACAATGAATGATCAGCCTAGTATTTCTAAACGTattaatcataatttattaacactgaacaaagaaaagaaaaaatcgctAAACAAAAAACATCATACCTAACACTCTAAATCCCAAAAAATTACAAGTTTCAAGCAAATCAATATACTAACTTTTCTGGGACTCGAATACCAGATAATAGCTAAAAAGCTTAATAGAGCAAAAAGTCTCAAACACATTCGCTCTCAAGCGCATTCACACGATTTGAGCTTTAGCGTTGGTCGACTTACCCGAATGAACCTCACGTGGCTTTGGCAGGTTCGTGACGCAAGTGTGAGGACATAGAAGAACGTTGGCCGGGTGAAGGGTACCCTCGAGGAAACGTCTCTTTGTCTCGGACAAGTGGATACCTCCTAGTGGTGTCTTTGGGAGGTAATTAGGCGGTACGAGCGCTAAGCAGTATATACCAACAGCATGAATTGAATCGACTGCTTGCAAGACTCGTGACATCCATTGAAAACTCTGAAAGTTTGCTCCATTAGTAAGAAGTCAAGAAAAGAACTTCGGCGTAATCTCGCGTTGAAGAAATTCCTACCTCTTCTTCACTGCAATCGGGTCGCTGCTCAGCGACAACGCATATTCTCTCATCCCTCAATACTCTCACGCTAAACACAGCAATTCTTCCTCTGTAGATGAATTTCATTGGCTCGACGGCTAGTACGGTTGCGATGATATCATCCGCATTGTGTTTTCTCCCGGTGACAGTCATGAGACCATCTCGAGAGCCGCAAACAAAGACAAGGTTGCCCGGTCCAAGAAAACCAAGAAGTCCGGATCGCGTGTACTCGACATCGCCGAGTGGCTGGCCTTCAGCTTGCAACGGTTGTACCTTGAAGTTATTGTTGGTAAGGCCCTGCAGACCCCAATATTGGCTACCCGTTGCTGCACTGTGCACGCAGATTTCTCCGACCTCGTCCGTCTTGCAGACTAGCGGTGGTCCTTCCATCTTTATCACTGTTACAATACCTTTAAAAAAAGTACCTCGGGTTAGTTTGTTTCtcaaagaatttttaattattttaaagattaGATTATTTCAAACCACTCACTTCCAGGCATGACTTGACCACAGTCTTGCAGTGTGAGCGACGTCAAAGAGTTTTCCTGGTCGACCCTGACCACGCCGAAACTTAGTCCCGACATGCTGAGCACGCCTCTACCAGTGGCGTTAACACCAGCTCGGCCAGGCCTTCTGACCGACACCGTAAGGGCTTCGCTCGATGAGGCGCAGGGGCAGACGGCGTCTGGCCTCAGGCCCTTGGACTGGAAGACCGAGAGGAATTGGTCGCAGGATGAAAGCGACCAGGGGTTGGCCCCGTCAGCGACAAGCAAAAGTCGCAGCGTCGACAAGGATATATCCTTGTGGTCCTTTGTCGCGAGCAGTCCCCAGTGTAGATCTCGGGACTTGACTACGGCGACGCTTGCTCTGTGCTTCGTGATCATTTGCATCCAGCTCGCCGGATTCACCTTCATCAGTGCGTACGGAATGAAGATGACGTGCATGCCGTTCAAGATGCTAGTGAGCGTGCTGTGCCAGAGGCCGACTTCGCGTTTGAAGTCCAGAACACATACTGCGTTCTCTCCCTCGGTGTAGCCGCACGCCTGGGAAATAATTCACATGTATGTCAATATACGGATATTATTACAGCTCACAGACGGAAGCGTTCGtaacaaattacaaaagaaaGTACATAATGAAATGACAAATGTCAATAGTACCTCCTGCTCGTTGCACGGCAAGGCACATATAcgcttattaaaaaaaatacagctTGCAAATTACCGAGTGCGCCTCGTATACTATTGATTATTACCTGAGTGAGGGCACGGCAGTGGGCTAGCATGGCAGCCCGCGTGACCGTGACGCCCATGACCGAGCCGTCCCTGTCGGTGGTGTACTCGATGTAGGCCGGGGTGTCGTCGGTGAGCCGCGTCGGCGGCATCCAGTCCTTAGGGGTTTTGCCTAGATGCTCCGTCACGAACCAGTGAAGCTTCGGCCAGCCCTTGAATGCGATCACTTCGCCGGCGGCAGTCTTCGGCAAGCCCTTGAGACACGCCTCGCTGGTCAGAGCGACCTGAGACATGCAAAAGCAGACAATAGCCGGTTAGTTTTATTGCCTTTCTATGACCATACCCATTGTTACTGTTATCGTTTTTTTCACGCTCCTCACTTTTGTTTACGAGCCTCTTAATTTTCATTCGCAAGTTCCGCTTCATTGCTCGGTCTATTTCGTTCAGTGTTAACGATAAtttcattcgaaaaagcagcAGTTAATAAAGAACACGGTAATTTTTCAGATCGAAAGCACCTACTCGACGACAACCCACCTGAATGCCACAGCTACCGAGCAGGAAGCCAATCTGCTGTGATCCGGCATCGCGACGCGTGAGCGGCACCTCGATGGGTACAGGCACGATTCCAGCCTGGAGGCATCCGTAGAACGCGCAGATGAAGTTGATGGGATCATCGTTGGGGTAGACGAGGGCGATGCGGTCTCCAGGCTTGAGGCAACATTCGCCGACGACGCGACTCAGAGCCTTGTTCAGAAGCGTGTAGGCTATCTTGTACGAGCGACTGAGCAGCTTGCCGTAGGTCAGCGTCACGCATAGCTTGCCGTTCGGGTCCAGAACTGTGGCCGCCGGCGCCTTGTACGAGGCCGAGCCGTACCTGCAATCATCGAGTCGGAGGAA is from Nasonia vitripennis strain AsymCx chromosome 1, Nvit_psr_1.1, whole genome shotgun sequence and encodes:
- the LOC100117775 gene encoding disco-interacting protein 2 isoform X1 — its product is MRTLSFENLRRLVGRRKDRDHEPSFERSESFKRISIRKSYLDRGKRRTRLQKASDLAETTAAAPVVTVEMSSRTRTKKVVGPTIVQVRGGGNVSDEFDVDEKKEKRISRDDVEVFGINEVVIEEDDDEDEMKVKRKTPAGTIVYGQWLNDIDSSYSLKDRKYKMDSYSSRDSKFDSSRERIYISQEKRPFAKQNFAMSPVRKINEDNENNCKVSSVLIEMDKSPQLPRSQSRIQMRDELDSLEAVDEYDNRSTAEDYNSTTSNNVITVNAVPRWRDPPSVPATSSYSLSSNPGVESSLEDRYNDRSVISRTVSAPDKPVVGKTDTTSTRASGFSLSLSFSRLTTDLKSAAMTTKNGLFRRRKRPTPMKPSPSVSAQGYFERTAAASTSTRRSRRSNVGSGRRRPVYTSRRRKITTSKPSPAPDSPVWFVPPERRRSNRQRGRVWREVRYLPQDDGKSDADNVDSKSNNWSNDSNLSDEFDDKKLLLSGDFEEKSEASLNPRKADSGSNLDSSSLVSSLASSTSLKPKISDFNEDKIFYEEYRGDKSKPVNPPESNYFASSQFLGFVAKSAGRNVVTTTITTTNNSNQRCGCTSSSESDEPERVLLVVGGSKKDGKDAVSLNVAGGEKRNCSVVLVVESQRSSGVNRQQEVGPGQRRRPLRRKSQLRRGGAAGGNNARGQPVYLARRRSSLRRRPCRDITQKGYEKKRTRLLQQYASKQLGSGNNGSGGGGGGGVGLERTSFGSGSGSGGGGGGGGGRPQPRARRTQRRVTHSEKRYHSGGRLAPGAIASPPGSGGSTGGHSNNNNNNNNTGNSNSAATRRGNRRLTRNESRYHSEVRQEAVQQALAAMQGRPKPSLPMPSKRTSVMARSPERSSGGNQGSGGGGGGNQAGDSSSDEDSVVTEESPGAGGPSGTGLSDTSSTGSARDTPPPPRPPARRPPADITDIAEYTPHAYCNLVQPPDVTHTTTQSRRPAGADRVNRYHVVEDNNTGTTGRWKVSAKIQQLLNTLKRPKRRPLPEFYEDDDIELEIAANPKDPNAPKPEGGTMTPAVGEQLSVPSGLPRSVEASIQRYGSASYKAPAATVLDPNGKLCVTLTYGKLLSRSYKIAYTLLNKALSRVVGECCLKPGDRIALVYPNDDPINFICAFYGCLQAGIVPVPIEVPLTRRDAGSQQIGFLLGSCGIQVALTSEACLKGLPKTAAGEVIAFKGWPKLHWFVTEHLGKTPKDWMPPTRLTDDTPAYIEYTTDRDGSVMGVTVTRAAMLAHCRALTQACGYTEGENAVCVLDFKREVGLWHSTLTSILNGMHVIFIPYALMKVNPASWMQMITKHRASVAVVKSRDLHWGLLATKDHKDISLSTLRLLLVADGANPWSLSSCDQFLSVFQSKGLRPDAVCPCASSSEALTVSVRRPGRAGVNATGRGVLSMSGLSFGVVRVDQENSLTSLTLQDCGQVMPGSIVTVIKMEGPPLVCKTDEVGEICVHSAATGSQYWGLQGLTNNNFKVQPLQAEGQPLGDVEYTRSGLLGFLGPGNLVFVCGSRDGLMTVTGRKHNADDIIATVLAVEPMKFIYRGRIAVFSVRVLRDERICVVAEQRPDCSEEESFQWMSRVLQAVDSIHAVGIYCLALVPPNYLPKTPLGGIHLSETKRRFLEGTLHPANVLLCPHTCVTNLPKPREVHSAGDSVSDVGPASVMVGNIVQGNRLASAQGRDMGVLDEDSDNAKKYQFISEILRWRAVGTSDHVIFTSLNSKGAVAASLSCSQLHKKAERIGNLLLDRGRINTGDHVALLFPPGTDLICAFYGCLYVGAVPVTIRPPHPQNLQTTLPTVRMIVDVSKSVLILTNQTILKLLKSKEANNVVEVKSWPTILDMDDMPKKKLPVLYRAPTAEMLAYLDFSVSTTGMLAGIKMSHAAVTSLCRAMKLACELYPSRHIALCLDPYSGLGFALWCLSSIYSGHHSILIPPSEVEANPALWLSAVSHSRVRDTFCSYGVMELCTKGLGSSVHALKARGVSLACVRTCVVVAEERPRIALTSSFSKLFSALGLSPRAVSTSFGCRVNTAICLQGASSPEPSTVYVDLRALRNDRVSLVERGSPHSLCLMESGKLLPGVKVIIANPETKGQCGDSHLGEIWVQSSHNASGYFTIYGDESDYADHFNARLVTGNTNEVYARTGYLGFLRRTESVQQSVGGTDIPGDNVSNVSASEVDVARGDSELHDAVFVVGALDEAILLRGMRYHPIDIENSVMRCHKKIAECAVFTWTNLLVVVVELDGSESEALDLVALVTSAVLEEHHLVVGVVVVVDPGVVPINSRGEKQRMHLRDGFLADQLDPIYVAYNM
- the LOC100117775 gene encoding disco-interacting protein 2 homolog A isoform X5, whose amino-acid sequence is MRTLSFENLRRLVGRRKDRDHEPSFERSESFKRISIRKSYLDRGKRRTRLQKASDLAETTAAAPVVTVEMSSRTRTKKVVGPTIVQVRGGGNVSDEFDVDEKKEKRISRDDVEVFGINEVVIEEDDDEDEMKVKRKTPAGTIVYGQWLNDIDSSYSLKDRKYKMDSYSSRDSKFDSSRERIYISQEKRPFAKQNFAMSPVRKINEDNENNCKVSSVLIEMDKSPQLPRSQSRIQMRDELDSLEAVDEYDNRSTAEDYNSTTSNNVITVNAVPRWRDPPSVPATSSYSLSSNPGVESSLEDRYNDRSVISRTVSAPDKPVVGKTDTTSTRASGFSLSLSFSRLTTDLKSAAMTTKNGLFRRRKRPTPMKPSPSVSAQGYFERTAAASTSTRRSRRSNVGSGRRRPVYTSRRRKITTSKPSPAPDSPVWFVPPERRRSNRQRGRVWREVRYLPQDDGKSDADNVDSKSNNWSNDSNLSDEFDDKKLLLSGDFEEKSEASLNPRKADSGSNLDSSSLVSSLASSTSLKPKISDFNEDKIFYEEYRGDKSKPVNPPESNYFASSQFLGFVAKSAGRNVVTTTITTTNNSNQRCGCTSSSESDEPERVLLVVGGSKKDGKDAVSLNVAGGEKRNCSVVLVVESQRSSGVNRQQEVGPGQRRRPLRRKSQLRRGGAAGGNNARGQPVYLARRRSSLRRRPCRDITQKGYEKKRTRLLQQYASKQLGGRLAPGAIASPPGSGGSTGGHSNNNNNNNNTGNSNSAATRRGNRRLTRNESRYHSEVRQEAVQQALAAMQGRPKPSLPMPSKRTSVMARSPERSSGGNQGSGGGGGGNQAGDSSSDEDSVVTEESPGAGGPSGTGLSDTSSTGSARDTPPPPRPPARRPPADITDIAEYTPHAYCNLVQPPDVTHTTTQSRRPAGADRVNRYHVVEDNNTGTTGRWKVSAKIQQLLNTLKRPKRRPLPEFYEDDDIELEIAANPKDPNAPKPEGGTMTPAVGEQLSVPSGLPRSVEASIQRYGSASYKAPAATVLDPNGKLCVTLTYGKLLSRSYKIAYTLLNKALSRVVGECCLKPGDRIALVYPNDDPINFICAFYGCLQAGIVPVPIEVPLTRRDAGSQQIGFLLGSCGIQVALTSEACLKGLPKTAAGEVIAFKGWPKLHWFVTEHLGKTPKDWMPPTRLTDDTPAYIEYTTDRDGSVMGVTVTRAAMLAHCRALTQACGYTEGENAVCVLDFKREVGLWHSTLTSILNGMHVIFIPYALMKVNPASWMQMITKHRASVAVVKSRDLHWGLLATKDHKDISLSTLRLLLVADGANPWSLSSCDQFLSVFQSKGLRPDAVCPCASSSEALTVSVRRPGRAGVNATGRGVLSMSGLSFGVVRVDQENSLTSLTLQDCGQVMPGSIVTVIKMEGPPLVCKTDEVGEICVHSAATGSQYWGLQGLTNNNFKVQPLQAEGQPLGDVEYTRSGLLGFLGPGNLVFVCGSRDGLMTVTGRKHNADDIIATVLAVEPMKFIYRGRIAVFSVRVLRDERICVVAEQRPDCSEEESFQWMSRVLQAVDSIHAVGIYCLALVPPNYLPKTPLGGIHLSETKRRFLEGTLHPANVLLCPHTCVTNLPKPREVHSAGDSVSDVGPASVMVGNIVQGNRLASAQGRDMGVLDEDSDNAKKYQFISEILRWRAVGTSDHVIFTSLNSKGAVAASLSCSQLHKKAERIGNLLLDRGRINTGDHVALLFPPGTDLICAFYGCLYVGAVPVTIRPPHPQNLQTTLPTVRMIVDVSKSVLILTNQTILKLLKSKEANNVVEVKSWPTILDMDDMPKKKLPVLYRAPTAEMLAYLDFSVSTTGMLAGIKMSHAAVTSLCRAMKLACELYPSRHIALCLDPYSGLGFALWCLSSIYSGHHSILIPPSEVEANPALWLSAVSHSRVRDTFCSYGVMELCTKGLGSSVHALKARGVSLACVRTCVVVAEERPRIALTSSFSKLFSALGLSPRAVSTSFGCRVNTAICLQGASSPEPSTVYVDLRALRNDRVSLVERGSPHSLCLMESGKLLPGVKVIIANPETKGQCGDSHLGEIWVQSSHNASGYFTIYGDESDYADHFNARLVTGNTNEVYARTGYLGFLRRTESVQQSVGGTDIPGDNVSNVSASEVDVARGDSELHDAVFVVGALDEAILLRGMRYHPIDIENSVMRCHKKIAECAVFTWTNLLVVVVELDGSESEALDLVALVTSAVLEEHHLVVGVVVVVDPGVVPINSRGEKQRMHLRDGFLADQLDPIYVAYNM